The following proteins come from a genomic window of Prionailurus viverrinus isolate Anna chromosome D1, UM_Priviv_1.0, whole genome shotgun sequence:
- the LOC125146570 gene encoding putative olfactory receptor 5AK3, translated as MEQNNGTEISEFILLGFAGQRKSWHILFIVFLGIYVAILVGNIGMILLIKIDSCLHTPMYFFLQHLAFVDLCYTSAITPKMLQNFVRTEQSISFIGCMVQLLVYGAFATTDCYILAAMAVDRYVAICNPLRYPIVMSQRVCIQLLFGSYFIGFLNASVNTSFTFSLSFCKSNKINHFFCDEPPILALSCSNIDFNIMLLTVFVGFNLMFTVLVVIFSYIYILAAILKISSIAGKKKAFSTCASHLTAVTVFYGTLSYMYLHHGTNESQEQEKMASVFYGIMIPMLNPLIYSLRNQDVKEALKVVTKKCFWFDH; from the coding sequence ATGGAACAAAACAATGGCACTGAAATAAGTGAGTTCATTCTCCTGGGATTTGCTGGTCAACGCAAGTCTTGGCATATTCTCTTCATAGTATTTCTAGGGATCTACGTGGCCATCCTAGTGGGCAATATTGGAATGATCCTACTCATCAAGATTGATTCTTGCCTTCATACCCCGATGTATTTTTTCCTCCAACACTTGGCATTTGTTGATCTCTGCTACACCTCTGCTATCACTCCCAAAATGCTGCAAAACTTTGTACGAACAGAGCAATCCATCTCATTCATAGGGTGTATGGTGCAATTACTAGTCTATGGTGCTTTTGCAACGACTGACTGTTACATCTTGGCTGCAATGGCAGTGGACCGGTATGTCGCCATCTGCAATCCACTCCGCTATCCAATAGTCATGTCCCAGAGAGTCTGCATTCAACTCCTATTTGGCTCATACTTCATAGGTTTTCTAAATGCCTCTGTAAACAcaagttttactttttcactGAGCTTTTGCAAATCCAATAAAATTAACCACTTTTTCTGTGATGAACCCCCAATTTTAGCTCTCTCTTGTTCCAACATTGACTTCAACATCATGCTACTAACTGTCTTTGTGGGGTTTAACCTAATGTTCACTGTGCTGGTTGTCATCTTTTCCTACATATATATCCTGGCTGCCATCCTGAAGATATCTTCCattgcaggaaagaaaaaagccttCTCCACGTGTGCCTCCCACCTGACAGCAGTCACTGTTTTCTATGGGACTCTGTCTTACATGTATCTGCACCATGGGACCAATGAGTCTCAAGAGCAAGAAAAAATGGCTTCTGTGTTTTATGGCATTATGATCCCCATGTTAAACCCCCTCATCTACAGCCTGAGAAACCAAGATGTGAAGGAAGCCCTAAAAGTGGTTACAAAGAAGTGCTTCTGGTTTGAtcattga